CCTCGTTCTATTCATCTCTGCAATAGCCTTCAACGCTCCACCCTTTGTTGTATACCGGATGAATGCAAACACGTAAGTATtaccatttttttgttttcgtgAGAGATGGATATCATTTATACGTCCAGTCCAGTTGAACAAGTGGTACAATTCCCTTTTTGATATATCTACAGAAAGATGATCTACAAAAATAGAGAATGATTCGTTTTTCAAACGATGGTACTCTTCTCGATTTCAAACCCTTAGATCTCTACTAAATTGCCTAATTCTACGTCTCCCAGTGTTTCCCACCCATTCTGGCCCTCTCCCCTCTGGCTCTCTCATACTCTAATCAGACACCAAATAACATCataaaagactaaaattttatgtttttttttgtctgTAGTTTATTCTCACTTTCTTTTCTAGAATCTAATTGAGTTCTAAAACTACCAAAAAAAGGCCTatttagatttaaaaaaatcaatatgcttaaataaaaaaataattagtgtcaaaaaataattggtttataaaaaatcttaccataaattttatatattgtcaattttgtaattaaatgaCAAACAATATTTAAACAAttgcttaataaaaaaaaatgacaacatacatatctatcatataatattacaaatatatatatatatatatatattaaaattaatatattttaaagtttaaatattttagtatattaatattaattttttattattttggtaTACTATTTTTGTCCAACTACTAAAATTTTGGGAGTCAATTACTGCTAATAGCAGTTTCTTTGATAACGACCCgtgatttttaaataaagttttagTTATTTTCCGACGTGTTGTTGAAAAAGACAACTGTATATTGTCTTGTTTTTTTCTGTAAACTTAATACCTCCCTTGGTGGAATGAAGAGACAATAGGGAGCAGTTTCACTGCTTACAAATATCTTCTAACAGAGATAGGCATGATATACTGTAAGCAGAAAATAAGTATAAAGTATAAACAGACATTTGAATCTGATATATTCTGTACAGTTTTATACATGCAATGCAGTTTCAGCTGTCGAAAACAATAACTACCCTAATGTAAGCTGTTAACAATACCCAACCCAACAACTTTGTGTGACATCTCTTTAGTCTTTACTACTACAACACTCATACTAGAACTAGAAGAAATCAATCAAAGTTCAAAATGCAGAAGTAGTGCCGTAGGCGAATAAGAACCTAAACAAACCAAATCAGCTGAAGCTTCAAGAACTCTAACATGAAGGCAAAAAGAATGTCGCAAAACAATTGGCTGAAAGAATGActagataaaaagaaaaatggagcaGCAAGAACACCGATGAAAGCTATGAGAAGAAGGAATCTTGGGCATGATGAGAGAGCTCTTTTCTGAGTTTATGTGAGAAGAGGGTGCAGGCATCCATGCTAAGATCAATGGCAGCAGAGAGAGCAATGAACAAAGCGGCATCAGGCATGCATTTCACATGGTGTGCCCCAACTTGCACAACAGGCTTGCTAACTTTGCCTTCGCCGTCCACGCTTGAACTCATCACGAAGCCGTCCCCTGGTAACCTCGAACCCAAGCCAGAATCCTTCATCACTTTGTAATCAATGCAGAATTGGCCACCCTTTTTGACACTCATTGTGCCCTCCGCAATGGGGATTCCATTGGCAGGTCCACTCTCTGAGAACAGCTCAACCTTGTAGCCCAAGCCATCCACAGGGCCTCTTTCTCGCCATGCCTCTAGACGGCCCCATGGCTTCCAGCCACTCACCGATGCCCCATTAGGCCGGAGGATGAGCCAGGCGCCAGGGTTCGATCGCGATACGCGGTCTGAGCCAGGGGAAGGGACAAATGGAGTGATCATAGAAGCTGCAGCCACTGGTGAGCCAGAGAGATCGTGAATAGTGACCATCCAACCTTTTCTGTCCCTATTTTGACGTTCTCTATCACCGGTTAAGGATCTTCTCCATCTACGGGGATTATTGCTGTTAAAATCCGAGGGAAGAGACCTGAGTTCtccaatataaaaaagaaaatatcataaTATGAGACATGGTTAAAGTAATAGCCAAGTAAGCAAAgtgattaattaaatatttgcaGCAAAATTAGGAATGAAATTGTTCAAGTTTGTTGGGGAAAATCAAATTATAAGAGTAATAAAACTTGAGGGATATGCTGTCAGTCACATGGGGGAATCCTAGGTggttttatttcataatttgaaAATGTCAACTTGCCTGTTGAATTTGACCAAACATGGGCATACACCTAACAAAGGCCTATTTATTAATTGATTGACGTTCGACATAATTAATTATGCAGTTTCCAATTCCATAGACATTATATCAAAGAGGAGTGTTAGGGACATCCGTTTTGGTGAGTTGTAGCTATCAATTAGccattaataatatatttaatggtgtgagatttcatctaatGATAGATAATCACTCATTTTTGTTTTACTGGCTAAATACTGGCCAGATTTTAATAAATCTGCTGGCCCCTAGACTTTCCTTATATTCAAAAGGGATCAATAGTTAAGTTCCTCTCTCAAAAATGAATTCTTCATTGTTGTttctgaataattttttaatcaaattagtctcccaataattttatttaaatttcgtCGTTTTTCTGTTAGTTTCTTTACATTACTGTTAATGATTTGTCGTTAAAAAAATATGGGTTCTAAACATTGTTGTTTTAAAAGAAGGGAGACTAACTCTTCATCTCTTAACCAAGAGTACTCATTTGTTCTTCTCACTTTCACTATCTGATCTGTTTCTCTAACCCATAATCACCTATTAGAGTAGTCGTAGAGCGTTGTTACTTGTTAGTGCGTTGGCGACCACATCACCGCTCCGCGGCCTCAAGACTCTCACTCCTCCGGTCTCAATCGACCTCAATGAGATCCCTCACGCCGCAGCTTCACCTTCTTCCAACCAAGCCGAAACCCTACCGCCGCCACAGAACTCCGCCGTCGACATCGTCAGTGCTTATCACGAGAACCCCGCATCGGTACCAGGAGCTCCCGCCAGCTATTCCGTGGCTCTCGCCGTCCAGTGATGCTGACGAAGAAGGTGCTGCCGAGAAATTACAAGATTCAAGATACGTGTAAAAGAAAAACTCCAGCAAAATGACACTTCTAAGTGCAAAACGTTGTTAATTAAGTTGTTCTGTCATTTTACGTTTCTAGTTAGCAAATCGTTAATTAGGGGATGATCACGGCCGTCCAAATctgaattaaattaattttgaaattaatggGTAATTTGATCCAATCCGAACTAAATCAATAGCTTTTTTAAGTAATTAGCTCGGATAATAGTTCTGAGAGATGTGAAATTCGAACCAATCTATAAACCCGaccatatattaattaaataaaaaaataaaaatttaaaatatatatcttttaatatatttaaattttaatgcgtttaatttttaatgtgtttagtgtttaatatgtttggattattctattaattttacatgtttattatatttataaaatttttaagattaaaattttattttttttatgaatttttgttttatcgttatctaattattcaaaccaaaccaattcatttttaattggTTTAGTTTGATTTAGGATacatacacaaaaaaaaaaacgtaaattcaaattaaactgAACTAATTATAATTCAATTAGTTTTATTATAATTNNNNNNNNNNNNNNNNNNNNNNNNNNNNNNNNNNNNNNNNNNNNNNNNNNNNNNNNNNNNNNNNNNNNNNNNNNNNNNNNNNNNNNNNNNNNNNNNNNNNNNNNNNNNNNNNNNNNNNNNNNNNNNNNNNNNNNNNNNNNNNNNNNNNNNNNNNNNNNNNNNNNNNNNNNNNNNNNNNNNNNNNNNNNNNNNNNNNNNNNNNNNNNNNNNNNNNNNNNNNNNNNNNNNNNNNNNNNNNNNNNNNNNNNNNNNNNNNNNNNNNNNNNNNNNNNNNNNNNNNNNNNNNNNNNNNNNNNNNNNNNNNNNNNNNNNNNNNNNNNNNNNNNNNNNNNNNNNNNNNNNNNNNNNNNNNNNNNNNNNNNNNNNNNNNNNNNNNNNNNNNNNNNNNNNNNNNNNNNNNNNNNNNNNNNNNNNNNNNNNNNNNNNNNNNNNNNNNNNNNNNNNNNNNNNNNNNNNNNNNNNNNNNNNNNNNNNNNNNNNNNNNNNNNNNNNNNNNNNNNNNNNNNNNNNNNNNNNNNNNNNNNNNNNNNNNNNNNNNNNNNNNNNNNNNNNNNNNNNNNNNNNNNNNNNNNNNNNNNNNNNNNNNNNNNNNNNNNNNTATAATAGAAGCATTAAAAGAATGGTGGTGGTTTGCATGAGACAGATGGAAATGAAAATATCTGGCTTGATGAGGAATGAAGAAATAGAATGAGGTGGCGGAGAAGATATCCACCAAATGAGATATGAACAACATATATACATGGGAGGGTACCAAGTACCATGTGAATATAGATCGATATCGACATGCCAGCCCGCCCACATGTCTAATCCTTACAATGTATGTTGTTTTCACTATTATTGAagagaaattatttttgtaaaccaaGTACTTGCATAATGTATTGTTCCTTTCAACACACATGAAAACGTGACCAGAGCCTAATGAAGTAAGAGAattggatagaagcagaacctgGATCGGTGGTTGCGATCGGCACTGAACTTGCAACTGAAAACGGGTTGCCTGATGTTCCCCTGAATCTGGAAAACCACCGGGCTACACTCCGGTTCGCCCCCGAACTGGAACACGAACCGGGGGTCCGGTTCAGAGCGGACAACCACGTGAAGCCGGGCCCATGGCTTGTTCTCCTCTCGATGCCTATTCTTGGCCAGCTTGAGCCAGCCAGTGTGGAAGGTCATGGGGCGAGACAGTGCATTGGCAAGGTCAACGGTGACAACCACGCGACCGAGGAGCTTGGCGGCGCTGAGCCCGCAGGTGTGGGACATCCGCCCATTGTAGACGGAGATGGTGATTGGGAGGGGCTTGGCGGAGAGGCGGCGGAGAGCGGTGGAGTCGAGGTGGAAGGAGGGGGCAGAGGTGGTGATTTCGGGGGGAGAGTTTGAAGAGAGAGGGAGGAGGGCGGTTTGAGAAGGGAGGGACTTGGCGTGAATGGTGCAGAAGCAAGGGGTGGTGGAAGGGTGGACGCCGGAGAGGGGAGAGGGTTTGGTGGGAGAAGGAAGCTTGAGAGCGAGTGAATCAATGGTGAGGCGTAAGAATGGGCACGGATCCATTGGATTCTTGCTAGGAGGCACCAGATAGTGTATTTATGTGTTGTTGGTGGTTGTCAATTCCAAGTCAGAAGCTGAGGGCTTAGATATAGAGTTAGCGAGGTTGATATGTTACTTAGCTGTTttgatttacaaaaaaataatttaattaagcaGTGGCGGTGGGGCCCCCTTACCTCGTAATCCCTATGATGGGAGCATGGGAGGCAAAGGCAAGCATGTCCCTGTTGGA
The genomic region above belongs to Arachis duranensis cultivar V14167 chromosome 3, aradu.V14167.gnm2.J7QH, whole genome shotgun sequence and contains:
- the LOC107478564 gene encoding uncharacterized protein LOC107478564, producing the protein MDPCPFLRLTIDSLALKLPSPTKPSPLSGVHPSTTPCFCTIHAKSLPSQTALLPLSSNSPPEITTSAPSFHLDSTALRRLSAKPLPITISVYNGRMSHTCGLSAAKLLGRVVVTVDLANALSRPMTFHTGWLKLAKNRHREENKPWARLHVVVRSEPDPRFVFQFGGEPECSPVVFQIQGNIRQPVFSCKFSADRNHRSRSLPSDFNSNNPRRWRRSLTGDRERQNRDRKGWMVTIHDLSGSPVAAASMITPFVPSPGSDRVSRSNPGAWLILRPNGASVSGWKPWGRLEAWRERGPVDGLGYKVELFSESGPANGIPIAEGTMSVKKGGQFCIDYKVMKDSGLGSRLPGDGFVMSSSVDGEGKVSKPVVQVGAHHVKCMPDAALFIALSAAIDLSMDACTLFSHKLRKELSHHAQDSFFS